One genomic segment of Hordeum vulgare subsp. vulgare chromosome 2H, MorexV3_pseudomolecules_assembly, whole genome shotgun sequence includes these proteins:
- the LOC123428390 gene encoding uncharacterized protein At2g24330-like encodes MADADSAAAYASPLSPAAPETPSTQKRRQRGLVSRVWKGIFGRREDVEKLLQALSKEEDALRSRVHRRARASRSSAHNVLALASALEIAAVGYAIMTTRSPDIPWQMRAARVLPMFLVPALAALIYSAITSITKILDNRDQHTLEKLRAERQAKIDELKERTNYYTTQQLIQRYDLDPAAKAAAASVLASKLGADSGLRVFLGDESNMDGSKTNDQQGQTSGLRQRKPAHSGHGSGPAHASDPSDGSSIYDGNESPTANRTVEHFRGHAGNDGGWLARVAALLVGEDPTQCFALICGNCHMHNGLARKEDFAFVTYYCPHCNALNGSRQHEDGEMVPNSGKETPTDRSYSNSVQAGASLADSGVSSPVGRSLPTVEELPAESPAASNLTVAEKPQAESSATANNIPPTVEAPPDNYTGERGSSDQPAS; translated from the exons ATGGCGGACGCGGACTCGGCGGCGGCCTACGCGTCGCCGCTGTCGCCGGCGGCCCCGGAGACGCCGTCCACGCAGAAGCGGAGGCAGCGCGGCCTCGTCTCGCGGGTCTGGAAGGGCATCTTCGGCCGCCGCGAGGACGTCGAGAAGCTGCTGCAGGCGCTCTCCAAGGAGGAGGACGCCCTCCGCTCCCGCGTCCACCGCCGCGCCCGCGCATCCCGCAGCTCCGCCCACAACGTCCTCGCCCTCGCATCCGCGCTCGAG ATTGCGGCTGTTGGATATGCGATTATGACTACCAGATCGCCGGACATCCCCTGGCAGATGAGGGCAGCCCGGGTGCTGCCCATGTTCTTGGTTCCTGCTTTGGCTGCTCTCATCTACTCAGCCATCACAAGCATTACGAAAATAC TTGACAATAGAGACCAACATACTCTTGAAAAGCTTCGTGCTGAAAGGCAGGCCAAGATTGACGAGTTGAAGGAGAGAACAAATTACTACACTACCCAACAACTTATACAG AGATATGATCTTGATCCTGCTGCAAAGGCGGCTGCAGCAAGTGTTTTGGCATCTAAGCTGGGTGCAGATTCGGGATTGAGAGTCTTTTTGGGAGATGAGTCGAACATGGATGGAAGCAAAACTAATGATCAGCAGGGACAGACTTCTGGTCTGAGGCAAAGAAAACCAGCCCACTCAGGTCATGGCTCTGGACCGGCCCATGCCTCTGACCCATCAGACGGCTCGAGTATATATGACGGTAACGAAAGCCCCACTGCAAATCGGACTGTCGAGCACTTTAGAGGCCATGCTGGCAATGATGGGGGATGGCTCGCACGAGTGGCCGCTCTGCTTGTAGGGGAGGATCCAACACAGTGCTTTGCGCTAATATGTGGCAACTGCCATATGCATAATG GTCTTGCAAGGAAAGAAGACTTTGCATTCGTTACATACTACTGTCCTCACTGCAATGCTCTCAACGGATCGCGGCAACACGAGGACGGTGAAATGGTGCCTAACTCTGGCAAGGAGACTCCTACCGATCGTTCCTATAGTAACAGCGTCCAAGCCGGCGCCAGCCTTGCGGACTCAGGTGTCAGCAGTCCTGTTGGGAGGAGCTTGCCGACCGTTGAAGAACTGCCTGCAGAAAGTCCTGCTGCGAGTAACCTAACAGTCGCTGAAAAGCCTCAAGCAGAGAGTTCTGCTACTGCAAATAACATACCACCAACTGTCGAAGCTCCACCAGACAATTATACCGGGGAGAGGGGAAGCAGCGATCAGCCCGCCAGCTGA
- the LOC123428388 gene encoding uncharacterized protein LOC123428388 isoform X3 — translation MAADSSMGFHQGIAAASVYNHHHNMLSFQSSSSDVTMGGGGPGMGLMSMSGPSSTAGMFLSPNSSSNNNNNGVFGNSPVLGPSRSSSGGASRGGTTAAKYKFVTGEPSEWSDRELNILNEGLTRYAREPNIMRYIKIAAMLPNRTIRDVALRCWWAAGKDRRKKPEGFFTGKKMRDMKDKMFASAPMANFHMAPTNNLTPFSISVQNPNQQCQVPKEADPVVDSATQQLLEENNQLLNQIAANIETFKTGENMGLFLRTNSNIKTILSRMSETPGIMGQMPPLPEFAHEDKLNSLLQVDRMVQSYSAAHTSHMKEEPRS, via the exons ATGGCCGCTGATTCCAGCATGGGGTTCCACCAGGGGATCGCCGCCGCCTCGGtgtacaaccaccaccacaacatgcTCTCCTTCCAGTCGTCCAGCAGCGATGTGACCATGGGCGGCGGAGGCCCCGGGATGGGGCTCATGAGCATGAGCGGGCCGAGCAGCACCGCCGGCATGTTCCTCTCtcccaacagcagcagcaacaacaacaacaacggtgtGTTCGGCAACTCGCCGGTGCTTGGCCCGTCGAGGAGCTCGTCGGGGGGCGCATCCCGTGGCGGCACCACCGCGGCAAAGTATAAGTTCGTCACCGGCGAGCCTTCGGAGTGGAGTGACCGCGAGCTGAATATACTGAACGAAGGGCTCACGAG ATATGCTCGCGAACCTAATATCATGAGGTACATCAAGATAGCGGCTATGCTGCCCAACAGAACCATCAGGGATGTTGCATTGCGATGCTGGTGGGCTGCA GGTAAAGATAGAAGGAagaaaccagaaggtttttttacAGGGAAAAAGATGAGAGATATGAAG GACAAAATGTTTGCATCTGCCCCAATGGCTAATTTTCACATGGCGCCTACCAACAACTTGACCCCTTTCTCAATATCGGTTCAAAATCCAAACCAGCAATGTCAAGTTCCCAAAGAAG CAGATCCTGTTGTGGACAGTGCAACCCAGCAGCTCCTGGAGGAAAATAATCAATTGCTTAACCAGATTGCTGCAAATATTGAAACATTCAAG ACGGGGGAGAACATGGGTCTCTTTCTTCGGACAAATAGCAACATCAAGACAATTTTAAGCAG AATGAGCGAGACACCTGGCATCATGGGTCAGATGCCTCCTCTGCCAGAATTTGCACATGAAGACAAGCTTAATTCACTTCTTCAAGTTGACAGAATG GTCCAATCTTATAGTGCAGCACACACCTCACATATGAAGGAAGAGCCTCGAAGCTAA
- the LOC123428388 gene encoding uncharacterized protein LOC123428388 isoform X2: protein MAADSSMGFHQGIAAASVYNHHHNMLSFQSSSSDVTMGGGGPGMGLMSMSGPSSTAGMFLSPNSSSNNNNNGVFGNSPVLGPSRSSSGGASRGGTTAAKYKFVTGEPSEWSDRELNILNEGLTRYAREPNIMRYIKIAAMLPNRTIRDVALRCWWAAGKDRRKKPEGFFTGKKMRDMKPMQDKMFASAPMANFHMAPTNNLTPFSISVQNPNQQCQVPKEDPVVDSATQQLLEENNQLLNQIAANIETFKTGENMGLFLRTNSNIKTILSRMSETPGIMGQMPPLPEFAHEDKLNSLLQVDRMVQSYSAAHTSHMKEEPRS, encoded by the exons ATGGCCGCTGATTCCAGCATGGGGTTCCACCAGGGGATCGCCGCCGCCTCGGtgtacaaccaccaccacaacatgcTCTCCTTCCAGTCGTCCAGCAGCGATGTGACCATGGGCGGCGGAGGCCCCGGGATGGGGCTCATGAGCATGAGCGGGCCGAGCAGCACCGCCGGCATGTTCCTCTCtcccaacagcagcagcaacaacaacaacaacggtgtGTTCGGCAACTCGCCGGTGCTTGGCCCGTCGAGGAGCTCGTCGGGGGGCGCATCCCGTGGCGGCACCACCGCGGCAAAGTATAAGTTCGTCACCGGCGAGCCTTCGGAGTGGAGTGACCGCGAGCTGAATATACTGAACGAAGGGCTCACGAG ATATGCTCGCGAACCTAATATCATGAGGTACATCAAGATAGCGGCTATGCTGCCCAACAGAACCATCAGGGATGTTGCATTGCGATGCTGGTGGGCTGCA GGTAAAGATAGAAGGAagaaaccagaaggtttttttacAGGGAAAAAGATGAGAGATATGAAG CCAATGCAGGACAAAATGTTTGCATCTGCCCCAATGGCTAATTTTCACATGGCGCCTACCAACAACTTGACCCCTTTCTCAATATCGGTTCAAAATCCAAACCAGCAATGTCAAGTTCCCAAAGAAG ATCCTGTTGTGGACAGTGCAACCCAGCAGCTCCTGGAGGAAAATAATCAATTGCTTAACCAGATTGCTGCAAATATTGAAACATTCAAG ACGGGGGAGAACATGGGTCTCTTTCTTCGGACAAATAGCAACATCAAGACAATTTTAAGCAG AATGAGCGAGACACCTGGCATCATGGGTCAGATGCCTCCTCTGCCAGAATTTGCACATGAAGACAAGCTTAATTCACTTCTTCAAGTTGACAGAATG GTCCAATCTTATAGTGCAGCACACACCTCACATATGAAGGAAGAGCCTCGAAGCTAA
- the LOC123428388 gene encoding uncharacterized protein LOC123428388 isoform X1 has product MAADSSMGFHQGIAAASVYNHHHNMLSFQSSSSDVTMGGGGPGMGLMSMSGPSSTAGMFLSPNSSSNNNNNGVFGNSPVLGPSRSSSGGASRGGTTAAKYKFVTGEPSEWSDRELNILNEGLTRYAREPNIMRYIKIAAMLPNRTIRDVALRCWWAAGKDRRKKPEGFFTGKKMRDMKPMQDKMFASAPMANFHMAPTNNLTPFSISVQNPNQQCQVPKEADPVVDSATQQLLEENNQLLNQIAANIETFKTGENMGLFLRTNSNIKTILSRMSETPGIMGQMPPLPEFAHEDKLNSLLQVDRMVQSYSAAHTSHMKEEPRS; this is encoded by the exons ATGGCCGCTGATTCCAGCATGGGGTTCCACCAGGGGATCGCCGCCGCCTCGGtgtacaaccaccaccacaacatgcTCTCCTTCCAGTCGTCCAGCAGCGATGTGACCATGGGCGGCGGAGGCCCCGGGATGGGGCTCATGAGCATGAGCGGGCCGAGCAGCACCGCCGGCATGTTCCTCTCtcccaacagcagcagcaacaacaacaacaacggtgtGTTCGGCAACTCGCCGGTGCTTGGCCCGTCGAGGAGCTCGTCGGGGGGCGCATCCCGTGGCGGCACCACCGCGGCAAAGTATAAGTTCGTCACCGGCGAGCCTTCGGAGTGGAGTGACCGCGAGCTGAATATACTGAACGAAGGGCTCACGAG ATATGCTCGCGAACCTAATATCATGAGGTACATCAAGATAGCGGCTATGCTGCCCAACAGAACCATCAGGGATGTTGCATTGCGATGCTGGTGGGCTGCA GGTAAAGATAGAAGGAagaaaccagaaggtttttttacAGGGAAAAAGATGAGAGATATGAAG CCAATGCAGGACAAAATGTTTGCATCTGCCCCAATGGCTAATTTTCACATGGCGCCTACCAACAACTTGACCCCTTTCTCAATATCGGTTCAAAATCCAAACCAGCAATGTCAAGTTCCCAAAGAAG CAGATCCTGTTGTGGACAGTGCAACCCAGCAGCTCCTGGAGGAAAATAATCAATTGCTTAACCAGATTGCTGCAAATATTGAAACATTCAAG ACGGGGGAGAACATGGGTCTCTTTCTTCGGACAAATAGCAACATCAAGACAATTTTAAGCAG AATGAGCGAGACACCTGGCATCATGGGTCAGATGCCTCCTCTGCCAGAATTTGCACATGAAGACAAGCTTAATTCACTTCTTCAAGTTGACAGAATG GTCCAATCTTATAGTGCAGCACACACCTCACATATGAAGGAAGAGCCTCGAAGCTAA